In Nicotiana tabacum cultivar K326 chromosome 11, ASM71507v2, whole genome shotgun sequence, a single window of DNA contains:
- the LOC107772268 gene encoding uncharacterized protein LOC107772268, whose protein sequence is MLKLVSETLCVRGGQAIRPVLCAQISGFHTAKPCLAPRSFFGVEDFLDDDNSRPYTYQKGKKSKNPNKHVSFKQRTVAYMEPFTLDVFISKRFVSASITHRVTCKQVAVAGTNSKDIKAVLKSRSDIPACLSVGQILADRAREADVYTASYTPRDRDKFEGKIRAVVQSLIDNGIDIKVYLD, encoded by the exons ATGCTGAAACTAGTTTCTGAAACGTTATGTGTGCGAGGAGGCCAGGCAATTAGGCCTGTTCTATGTGCGCAAATTAGTGGCTTTCATACTGCAAAG CCTTGTTTAGCACCTAGAAGCTTTTTTGGTGTAGAAGATTTCCTTGACGATGACAATAGCCGACCATACACTTACCAGAAGGGAAAAAAGTCCAAGAACCCAAACAAGCATGTTTCTTTCAAGCAACGGACTGTAGCTTACATGGAACCATTCACCCTTGATGTTTTCATATCAAAGCGCTTTGTTTCAGCCTCTATCACCCATAGAGTTACATGCAAACAGGTTGCAGTAGCTGGTACAAACTCTAAAGACATCAAGGCAGTGCTCAAATCACGAAGTGATATTCCTGCATGCTTGTCTGTAGGACAGATTTTGGCTGACAGGGCAAGAGAGGCTGATGTATACACTGCTTCTTATACTCCTAGAGATAGGGACAAGTTCGAAGGAAAAATTAGAGCAGTTGTTCAGTCCCTCATTGATAATGGTATCGACATCAAAGTTTATCTCGACTGA